One Actinospica robiniae DSM 44927 genomic region harbors:
- a CDS encoding sensor histidine kinase, which yields MAVRGFRGRIVVLTVLIATAVVAILIVLSHVLLTKVTDADAHDLARSRADAVVASVTVVSGRVMLTENGSEALDEVAWVYADGRLIDGNVTPSVVDRAEALVRAGKSQSAYIDDYLLYAQEVPADGHRVMVIARVNLTPYETSKQLSLTLSLILGGVAILLAGGVAHLVVRRALRVVREMAALAEDWGDHEPGRRFNLGVPRDEFGALGSTLDHLLERVENALADERRLTDEIAHELRTPLTVLRGEAQLAQLSDRPLPPEAVLSEVDRLDAAITTILRAARARIEAGTRCDLNSATRQAIAGRAIEAVVPPKAEVAMAGDVVVALLSPLLENGLRYARSRVWITARIEGEVIVVDVLDDGPGFDPADVERVFEAGVTGNDGHGLGLPVVRRIAGPAGAAVRAIADGRGHVEVTLPASRVGA from the coding sequence ATGGCAGTGAGGGGCTTTCGCGGCCGGATCGTCGTGCTCACAGTGCTGATCGCCACCGCCGTGGTAGCGATACTGATCGTGCTCTCGCATGTGCTGCTGACCAAGGTGACGGACGCCGACGCGCACGATCTGGCGCGTAGCCGCGCCGATGCCGTCGTGGCGAGCGTGACTGTCGTGAGCGGCCGTGTCATGTTGACGGAGAACGGCAGTGAGGCACTGGACGAGGTTGCCTGGGTGTATGCCGACGGACGCCTGATCGACGGGAACGTGACACCGAGCGTGGTCGACCGTGCCGAGGCGTTGGTTCGGGCCGGCAAGTCGCAGAGCGCCTACATCGACGACTATCTCCTGTACGCGCAGGAGGTGCCGGCCGATGGCCACCGGGTCATGGTGATCGCCCGCGTGAACCTCACGCCCTACGAGACATCGAAGCAGCTCAGCCTGACGCTGTCGCTGATCCTTGGTGGCGTGGCGATCCTCCTCGCCGGCGGTGTCGCGCACCTCGTGGTGCGCCGGGCTTTGCGGGTCGTGCGCGAGATGGCCGCTCTTGCCGAGGATTGGGGCGATCACGAGCCAGGGCGCCGCTTCAACCTGGGCGTACCCCGTGACGAGTTCGGAGCGTTGGGCAGCACCCTGGATCACCTCCTGGAGCGTGTCGAGAACGCGCTGGCGGATGAGCGACGGCTCACCGATGAGATCGCCCACGAGCTGCGGACGCCACTCACGGTCTTGCGGGGAGAGGCCCAGTTGGCGCAGTTGTCCGACAGGCCGTTGCCGCCAGAGGCGGTGCTGAGCGAAGTCGACCGCCTCGATGCGGCGATCACCACGATCCTGCGTGCGGCACGCGCGCGGATAGAGGCCGGGACCCGCTGCGATCTCAACTCGGCCACCCGGCAGGCGATCGCCGGTCGGGCGATCGAGGCGGTCGTTCCGCCGAAGGCCGAGGTCGCCATGGCGGGCGACGTCGTCGTGGCGCTTCTCTCGCCGCTGTTGGAGAACGGCCTGCGGTATGCGCGTTCGCGCGTGTGGATCACGGCGCGGATCGAGGGCGAGGTGATCGTGGTCGATGTCCTGGATGACGGACCCGGATTCGATCCCGCGGATGTCGAGCGGGTCTTCGAAGCAGGCGTGACCGGCAACGACGGGCACGGGCTCGGACTGCCCGTGGTCCGGCGCATCGCCGGCCCGGCAGGCGCTGCGGTGCGAGCGATCGCCGACGGGCGCGGCCATGTCGAGGTGACGCTGCCCGCGTCGCGGGTCGGCGCATAG
- a CDS encoding response regulator transcription factor, producing MPLILVCEDDPTVRSVLKRALEHDGHTVSVAATADSLLRRLETAPQLIILDLGLPDADGRDVCVAVRARGVDTPVLMLTALDGLHHKLGGFEAGADDYVTKPFDIPELLVRVRALLRRVTVAPAPREVALDPAKHVVTYNSMSESLTPTEFRLLGRLIGAQGDAVRRHALIAAGWPHGAQVSDNTLDSFVRRLRAKLAPLGVAERLATVRGVGYRWQ from the coding sequence GTGCCTTTGATCTTGGTCTGTGAAGATGATCCGACGGTTCGCAGTGTCCTCAAGCGTGCGTTAGAGCATGACGGCCACACCGTCTCCGTGGCCGCCACGGCGGACAGCCTGCTGCGCCGGTTGGAAACTGCGCCTCAACTGATCATTTTGGATCTCGGCCTCCCGGACGCCGATGGCCGCGACGTCTGCGTGGCCGTTCGCGCTCGCGGCGTCGACACGCCAGTGCTGATGCTCACTGCCCTCGACGGCCTGCATCACAAGCTGGGCGGCTTCGAGGCGGGCGCCGACGACTACGTGACCAAGCCCTTCGACATACCGGAACTGCTGGTCCGGGTCCGCGCGCTGCTGCGACGGGTCACTGTGGCTCCTGCTCCACGCGAGGTCGCTCTGGATCCGGCGAAGCACGTGGTGACCTACAACTCGATGAGCGAGAGCCTGACTCCGACGGAGTTCCGGCTTCTGGGGCGTCTGATCGGCGCCCAGGGCGACGCGGTACGCAGGCACGCCCTCATCGCTGCCGGCTGGCCGCACGGGGCGCAGGTCAGTGACAACACCCTCGACTCCTTCGTGCGCCGACTGCGGGCCAAGCTCGCTCCACTCGGTGTGGCCGAGCGCCTGGCGACCGTGCGCGGTGTGGGCTATCGATGGCAGTGA
- a CDS encoding Clp protease N-terminal domain-containing protein, which yields MTGRIEGEARAAVIRAQAQARYLGQGFIGCEHLLFGLAGADDSIGSTLRGHGVTPDSVGREIQVLIYGRTATATTLGDLDRDALAAIGIDLDVVRARLDDAFGPGSLDRPARRPRRARFTRRDGRRAPSGHLPITRQARSCLDRAASIAATADPAAAPDSAALVKALLRSPASALRAVLAGLDVSLPRLAAEIEQLG from the coding sequence ATGACAGGACGCATAGAGGGCGAAGCGCGTGCGGCGGTGATCCGCGCACAGGCTCAGGCACGCTACCTGGGCCAGGGATTCATCGGCTGCGAGCACCTGCTCTTCGGATTGGCCGGCGCCGACGACAGTATCGGGAGCACGTTGCGCGGACACGGCGTGACTCCGGACAGCGTCGGAAGGGAAATTCAGGTATTGATTTACGGCCGTACCGCCACCGCGACCACCCTCGGCGACCTCGACCGCGACGCGCTCGCGGCGATCGGCATCGACCTCGATGTCGTCCGCGCGCGCCTTGACGACGCCTTCGGCCCCGGCAGCCTCGATCGGCCGGCCCGACGCCCCCGACGCGCGCGGTTCACGCGCCGCGACGGCCGCCGGGCCCCGAGCGGCCACCTGCCTATCACCCGGCAAGCACGGTCGTGCCTAGACCGTGCGGCTTCGATCGCAGCCACAGCGGACCCGGCCGCCGCCCCGGACTCCGCAGCACTCGTTAAGGCGCTGCTCCGCTCACCCGCCAGCGCACTGCGTGCCGTCCTGGCCGGCCTCGATGTCTCGCTTCCGCGACTGGCCGCGGAGATCGAGCAGCTCGGATAG